One stretch of Zingiber officinale cultivar Zhangliang chromosome 6B, Zo_v1.1, whole genome shotgun sequence DNA includes these proteins:
- the LOC121988954 gene encoding flavin-containing monooxygenase FMO GS-OX-like 4, which yields MSPSSCLAACLVTPPPASLRVAVIGAGAAGFVAARELRREGHRVVVFERGAAIGGTWVYTTATESDPLGLDPFREIVHSSLYDSLRTNLPRECMGFLDYPFSSGRSPAGGDPRRFPGHREVLRYLEDFCRDFDLYRLIRFQTEVTGVENLCDERWEVRSTRDGLVEESEVFDGVVVCNGHYTEPRVAEIPGINTWPGKQMHSHNYRLPELFLDQMVVIIGSSSSAVDISRDIAKYAKEVHVSSRSLSTEFPKKQPGYDNMWLHSAIESTRTDGNVVFLDGSQFHVDVIIHCTGYKYHFPFLKTNNTVTVDDNCVGPLYKHVFPPSHAPRLSFIGIPWKVAPFPLFELQSKWVAGVLSGRITLPTEEEMMTDVEAWYLEIEALGWPKRYNHNLSENQFEYDDWLAAQCGHPPIEEWRKLMYESASMNRIARPEKYRDEWDDDHLVTQAEQSFKFL from the exons ATGTCCCCCTCTTCCTGCCTCGCGGCTTGCCTCGTGACCCCGCCTCCGGCCTCCCTCAGGGTGGCCGTCATAGGCGCCGGTGCCGCAGGTTTCGTGGCCGCGCGAGAGCTCCGCCGCGAGGGCCACCGCGTCGTCGTCTTCGAGCGTGGCGCTGCCATTGGGGGCACCTGGGTCTACACCACCGCCACCGAGTCCGATCCCCTAGGCCTCGATCCCTTCCGTGAGATCGTCCACTCCAGCCTCTACGATTCACTCCGCACGAATCTTCCTCGCGAGTGTATGGGCTTCCTCGACTATCCTTTCTCCTCCGGCCGCTCGCCCGCCGGGGGTGATCCTCGGCGGTTCCCAGGGCACCGTGAGGTGCTTCGTTATCTGGAGGATTTTTGCAGGGATTTTGACCTGTACAGGCTGATCCGGTTTCAGACGGAGGTGACCGGGGTGGAGAATCTTTGCGACGAGAGATGGGAAGTTAGGTCGACGAGGGATGGCTTGGTCGAAGAGAGTGAGGTGTTTGATGGTGTGGTTGTTTGCAATGGTCACTACACCGAGCCGCGGGTTGCGGAGATTCCTG GTATCAATACATGGCCCGGGAAGCAAATGCATAGTCACAATTATCGGCTCCCTGAGCTATTCCTTGATCAA ATGGTGGTTATAATTGGGAGCTCATCTAGTGCTGTTGACATTTCAAGGGATATtgctaaatatgctaaagaagtgcatgTATCTAGTCGGTCACTGTCTACTGAATTTCCAAAGAAGCAACCTGGCTATGATAACATGTGGCTTCATTCTGCG ATTGAGAGCACCCGCACGGATGGCAATGTAGTATTTCTAGATGGAAGCCAATTCCATGTTGATGTTATTATCCATTGTACCGG GTACAAATACCACTTCCCTTTTCTTAAAACAAACAATACTGTCACTGTGGATGACAATTGTGTTGGCCCGTTGTATAAGCATGTATTTCCACCATCTCATGCTCCAAGACTGTCCTTTATCGGAATACCTTGGAAG GTAGCTCCTTTCCCACTATTTGAATTGCAAAGTAAGTGGGTCGCAGGTGTTTTATCTGGGCGAATTACACTACCAACTGAAGAAGAAATGATGACAGATGTAGAAGCTTGGTACTTGGAAATTGAGGCTCTTGGATGGCCCAAGAGATACAACCATAACTTGTCCGAAAATCAG TTCGAGTATGACGACTGGCTTGCAGCGCAGTGTGGTCATCCTCCCATTGAAGAGTGGAGGAAGTTGATGTACGAGTCCGCTTCCATGAATAGAATAGCTCGACCAGAGAAATATCGCGATGAATGGGACGATGATCATTTAGTCACACAAGCTGAACAGTCTTTTAAATTCTTGTGA